A single window of Paenibacillus sp. FSL H8-0537 DNA harbors:
- a CDS encoding PadR family transcriptional regulator, producing MNVQFKKGVLELCVLVLTSEGDRYGYELAVKISSKFEVAVGSVYPLLNRLTQEGYFSTYLKESNEGPPRKYYQLTEAGWLHMRALIVEWSSFSTAVNEIIEEGIRP from the coding sequence ATGAATGTGCAGTTTAAGAAAGGTGTGCTGGAGCTATGCGTTCTCGTCTTGACATCGGAGGGAGACCGTTACGGCTATGAACTGGCGGTGAAAATATCGTCCAAGTTCGAGGTAGCCGTCGGGAGTGTCTATCCGCTGCTCAACCGTCTAACACAGGAAGGCTACTTTTCGACTTATCTCAAGGAATCAAATGAAGGGCCGCCACGCAAATATTATCAGCTGACGGAGGCCGGCTGGCTGCATATGAGAGCGCTCATTGTGGAATGGTCGAGCTTCTCGACAGCTGTAAACGAAATTATTGAGGAAGGGATTCGACCATAA
- the yicI gene encoding alpha-xylosidase, producing MKFTDGNWMLRKQYDLLGAVQAHDFEQKDGVLTAYASPRPILSRSNMLDTMLLTVRFHSPMPGVVGVKLIHHMGVRERGPVFELTKETGHFVTIEETEEAAILTSGSLSVHIRKGPEWSVDFYRGSERITGSRQKSMAYITEGKEKAYMREELDLGVGEWVYGLGERFTPFVRNGQVVDIWNQDGGTSSEQAYKNIPFYVTNKGYGVFVNQPDLVSFEIASEKVKKVQFHVTGESLEYFVIDGPTIKEVLGKYTELTGKPSLPPAWTFGLWLSTSFTTNYDEATVNSFVDGMEERGLPLHVFHFDCFWMRDFHWTDFKWDERIFPDPVGMLKRLKEKGLKICVWINPYIAQRSRLFEEGRDNGYLIKKPNGDVWQWDMWQPGMGIVDFTNPAACEWYKGYLRELVDMGVDSFKTDFGERIPTDVVYHDGSDPEKMHNFYTYQYNKVVFEVLEEKLGKNEAALFARSATVGGQKFPVHWGGDCYADYESMAESLRGGLSLGLSGFGFWSHDIGGFESTAPAHVFKRWLAFGLLSSHSRLHGSRSYRVPWAYDTEAVDVTRFFTKLKCSLMPYLFNTAAQAVEQGLPSMRAMVLEFPEDPTSEFLDRQYMLGDSIMVAPVFDENGFVQYYLPEGSWTHLLTGEIVEGGKWFKETHNFLSLPLFVRPNSIIAIGANDRKPDYDYADGVKLTAYSLADGASASTTVRDIKGAAELLVTMKREGNEVAVKVQGSGKALSLALHGIGEMAKVDGAASLLGGIVSIAAGVKETALTITLK from the coding sequence ATGAAATTTACTGACGGCAACTGGATGCTGCGCAAACAGTATGACCTTTTGGGCGCGGTACAAGCCCATGATTTCGAGCAAAAGGATGGCGTGCTTACGGCTTATGCGTCTCCGCGTCCTATATTGTCACGTTCCAATATGTTAGATACGATGCTGCTTACGGTTCGGTTTCATTCTCCGATGCCAGGCGTTGTCGGCGTTAAGCTGATTCATCACATGGGCGTGCGTGAGCGTGGTCCTGTATTCGAGCTGACGAAGGAAACCGGCCATTTCGTTACTATAGAAGAAACAGAAGAAGCGGCGATCCTGACAAGCGGCAGCCTCAGCGTCCATATTCGCAAAGGCCCGGAGTGGTCAGTGGATTTCTACCGCGGCTCCGAGCGCATTACTGGAAGCCGGCAGAAATCGATGGCGTATATTACGGAAGGCAAAGAGAAAGCCTATATGCGCGAAGAGCTGGATCTTGGTGTGGGCGAATGGGTTTATGGACTCGGCGAGCGTTTTACACCTTTCGTGCGCAACGGCCAGGTCGTCGATATTTGGAATCAGGATGGCGGCACAAGCTCCGAGCAAGCGTACAAAAATATTCCTTTCTATGTAACGAATAAAGGCTACGGCGTATTCGTCAACCAACCGGATCTTGTTTCCTTTGAGATTGCCTCGGAGAAAGTGAAAAAGGTTCAATTCCATGTGACTGGCGAATCCCTTGAATATTTCGTTATTGATGGCCCGACGATTAAAGAGGTGCTTGGCAAATATACCGAGCTGACAGGCAAGCCTTCTTTGCCGCCGGCATGGACGTTCGGCCTGTGGCTGTCGACCTCTTTTACAACAAATTATGATGAAGCAACGGTGAACTCCTTCGTCGATGGCATGGAAGAGCGCGGTTTGCCGCTGCATGTATTCCACTTCGACTGTTTCTGGATGCGCGATTTCCACTGGACGGATTTCAAATGGGACGAGCGGATATTCCCGGACCCTGTCGGCATGCTGAAGCGCCTGAAAGAGAAGGGGCTCAAAATATGTGTATGGATTAACCCTTACATTGCGCAGCGCTCCCGTCTGTTTGAAGAGGGCAGAGACAATGGCTATTTGATCAAAAAGCCAAATGGCGACGTATGGCAATGGGATATGTGGCAGCCTGGCATGGGTATCGTGGACTTCACGAATCCTGCGGCATGTGAATGGTACAAGGGCTACCTGCGTGAGCTTGTAGATATGGGCGTCGACAGCTTTAAAACCGACTTCGGCGAGCGGATTCCGACCGATGTGGTGTACCATGACGGCTCTGACCCTGAAAAAATGCATAATTTCTACACCTACCAATACAACAAGGTTGTATTTGAGGTATTGGAAGAGAAGCTGGGCAAAAATGAAGCTGCGCTGTTCGCGCGTTCCGCTACCGTTGGCGGTCAGAAATTCCCGGTTCACTGGGGCGGCGACTGCTACGCGGATTATGAGTCAATGGCAGAATCGCTGCGTGGCGGCCTGTCGCTGGGCTTGTCCGGCTTTGGCTTCTGGAGCCATGATATCGGCGGCTTTGAGAGCACAGCTCCAGCCCATGTCTTCAAACGCTGGCTTGCGTTTGGCTTGCTTTCCAGCCACAGCCGTCTGCATGGCAGCAGATCGTACCGTGTGCCTTGGGCGTATGACACGGAGGCGGTTGATGTTACCCGCTTCTTCACGAAGCTCAAATGCAGCCTGATGCCTTACCTGTTTAATACAGCTGCGCAAGCGGTGGAGCAAGGTTTGCCGTCGATGCGTGCAATGGTGCTGGAATTCCCGGAAGATCCAACATCCGAGTTCCTTGATCGCCAGTACATGCTGGGTGATTCCATTATGGTTGCTCCTGTATTCGACGAAAACGGCTTTGTGCAATATTATTTACCGGAAGGCAGCTGGACGCATCTACTGACTGGAGAGATCGTAGAAGGTGGAAAATGGTTCAAGGAAACGCATAACTTCCTCTCGCTTCCATTGTTCGTCCGTCCAAATTCGATCATCGCAATCGGTGCGAATGATAGGAAACCGGATTATGACTATGCTGACGGCGTGAAGCTGACGGCTTACAGCCTTGCTGATGGAGCATCGGCATCAACCACGGTTCGCGACATTAAAGGCGCTGCCGAACTGCTCGTTACCATGAAACGCGAAGGCAATGAAGTCGCAGTTAAAGTACAGGGCAGCGGCAAAGCGCTCAGCCTGGCACTTCACGGCATTGGTGAAATGGCTAAAGTCGATGGCGCTGCTTCGCTTCTGGGTGGCATTGTATCCATTGCTGCTGGCGTGAAAGAAACGGCATTGACGATTACGTTGAAGTAA
- a CDS encoding alpha/beta fold hydrolase encodes MPLLDMPVHELHKYQGSSPKPADFDAYWERALAELEATDANVELVASAFQTASAECYDLYFTGVRGARIHAKYLRPRQSGQQPHPAVVMFHGYSGSSGDWADKLSFVSLGYSVLALDVRGQGGYSEDSGRVKGTTLNGHFVRGLDGDADNMLFRHIFLDTAQLARIAMELPEVDANEVYATGWSQGGALTIACAALEPRVKKLAPVYPFLSDYRRVYEMDLAKDAYAELRTYFRHFDPQHKREEEIFTKLGYIDIQFLAERIRGEVLLGVGLSDPICPPSTQFAAYNKIQSPKRVEIYPDFGHEGLPGLHDQIMNFFVPGKANG; translated from the coding sequence ATGCCGTTATTAGATATGCCTGTTCATGAATTACATAAATATCAAGGCAGCAGTCCAAAGCCCGCAGATTTCGATGCTTATTGGGAGCGGGCCCTCGCTGAGCTTGAAGCAACAGATGCGAATGTCGAATTGGTGGCAAGCGCTTTCCAAACAGCTTCTGCGGAGTGCTATGACCTGTATTTTACAGGGGTGCGCGGCGCGAGAATTCATGCCAAATACCTTCGCCCTAGACAAAGCGGTCAGCAGCCTCACCCGGCAGTTGTTATGTTCCACGGCTATTCGGGTTCTTCTGGGGACTGGGCGGATAAGCTGAGCTTTGTATCGCTTGGCTACTCGGTGCTGGCACTGGACGTTCGTGGACAAGGTGGCTATTCTGAGGATAGCGGCAGAGTCAAAGGCACGACGCTAAATGGGCATTTTGTTCGCGGCCTTGATGGCGATGCAGACAATATGCTGTTCCGTCACATTTTCCTTGATACGGCGCAGCTCGCTCGTATTGCAATGGAATTGCCTGAGGTGGATGCAAATGAGGTATATGCAACGGGCTGGTCACAAGGCGGTGCTCTTACGATTGCATGCGCAGCACTGGAGCCGCGCGTGAAGAAGCTGGCGCCGGTTTATCCATTCCTCAGCGACTATCGCCGCGTGTATGAGATGGATTTGGCAAAGGATGCATACGCTGAATTGCGTACGTATTTCCGCCATTTCGATCCGCAGCATAAGCGTGAGGAGGAAATTTTTACAAAGCTCGGTTATATTGATATTCAATTTCTGGCGGAGCGTATTCGCGGAGAGGTGCTGCTTGGCGTAGGCCTCAGTGACCCCATCTGCCCGCCTTCGACCCAGTTTGCCGCCTACAATAAAATTCAGTCGCCGAAGCGGGTGGAAATTTATCCGGATTTTGGCCATGAAGGTTTGCCAGGGCTGCATGATCAAATTATGAATTTCTTCGTTCCAGGTAAAGCAAATGGCTGA
- a CDS encoding Gfo/Idh/MocA family oxidoreductase yields the protein MSKIRVAVVGCGSISKYRHIPEYADNENVELVAFVDPVIERAEGYAEKHGGKAFADYETMLAEIKPDAVSVCTPNALHAPVAIAAANAGAHVLVEKPMAATDEEAAAMIEAAAKNGVKLMVGHNQRFMPPHVKAKELLKTGIIGKVLTFRTSFGHPGPDAWSIDGAESWFFRKPEAIMGAMGDLGVHKSDLIRWLLDDEVTQIAGFVGTVDKDSDVDDNANCVLRMKSGAMGSLVASWTYYKGEDNSTILWGSKGVMKIGTHPEDQVIIELRDGTVERYKTGEISTNEKQLSSFVIDKFIDSIVNDTTPAVTGEEGRKSLKVILSAFESQATGKFIDIN from the coding sequence ATGAGCAAAATTAGAGTAGCAGTAGTAGGCTGTGGTTCCATCTCCAAATATCGTCACATTCCGGAGTATGCAGACAATGAGAATGTAGAATTAGTCGCATTCGTTGATCCGGTTATTGAGCGTGCAGAAGGCTATGCGGAGAAGCATGGCGGCAAAGCCTTTGCAGACTATGAGACGATGCTGGCTGAAATCAAGCCGGATGCGGTTAGCGTATGTACACCGAATGCGCTTCATGCACCAGTAGCCATTGCGGCAGCAAATGCTGGCGCACATGTATTGGTTGAGAAGCCGATGGCAGCTACGGATGAAGAAGCGGCAGCAATGATTGAAGCGGCAGCGAAAAATGGCGTTAAGCTGATGGTTGGACATAACCAACGCTTCATGCCGCCGCATGTAAAAGCGAAGGAATTGCTGAAAACGGGCATTATCGGCAAAGTATTGACATTCCGTACGTCGTTCGGCCACCCAGGTCCGGATGCATGGAGCATTGACGGCGCAGAAAGCTGGTTTTTCCGCAAGCCGGAAGCGATCATGGGCGCAATGGGCGATCTTGGCGTGCACAAATCCGACCTGATCCGTTGGCTGCTGGACGATGAAGTGACTCAAATTGCTGGCTTCGTTGGCACAGTAGACAAAGACAGCGATGTAGACGACAACGCAAACTGCGTGCTTCGCATGAAGAGCGGCGCAATGGGTTCGCTAGTAGCTAGCTGGACTTATTATAAAGGTGAGGACAACAGCACGATTTTGTGGGGCTCCAAAGGCGTTATGAAAATCGGTACGCACCCAGAAGATCAAGTAATCATTGAGCTGCGCGACGGTACAGTGGAGCGCTACAAAACAGGTGAAATCTCCACAAATGAGAAGCAGCTGTCGAGTTTCGTGATCGATAAATTCATTGATTCCATCGTCAATGACACAACTCCTGCTGTAACGGGCGAAGAGGGCCGCAAATCACTTAAAGTTATTTTGAGCGCCTTCGAATCCCAAGCAACGGGCAAATTCATCGACATCAACTAA
- a CDS encoding (2Fe-2S)-binding protein: MAEDRYRLLKERFNLIVDEPAEVVYTSAAAALLEQPVMEELLGIYQPLVNGMEQIVAEVYAASWFRRPMLALVYLLAKYRMAPNLSLDNLTLYVCKADGYYHVYFRLNNAELLQSPATEKEAGEWARARLEVFFHETIAPFFHSIERAGTAKASLLWGQLPTSLAYEYGVMMASSESEGVKESVDTLYKTMKTLDPAIFYRKRNPLDVKFQYTEAIDDPAKQMRIKYACCHYYKVEGGRYCYTCPRISNTERDQRRSEHRAKLK, translated from the coding sequence ATGGCTGAAGATAGGTATCGGCTGTTAAAGGAGCGGTTTAATCTGATTGTAGATGAGCCTGCTGAAGTGGTCTACACAAGTGCCGCTGCAGCCTTGCTTGAACAGCCTGTGATGGAGGAGCTGCTTGGAATATACCAGCCGCTTGTGAATGGAATGGAGCAAATCGTTGCTGAAGTTTATGCGGCCTCTTGGTTTCGCAGGCCGATGCTGGCTCTCGTTTATTTGCTGGCGAAATATCGCATGGCTCCAAATTTGTCGCTGGATAATTTGACGCTGTATGTGTGCAAAGCAGACGGATATTATCATGTGTATTTCAGGTTAAACAATGCTGAGCTGCTTCAATCTCCAGCTACGGAGAAGGAGGCTGGGGAATGGGCACGCGCGCGGCTTGAGGTTTTTTTTCACGAGACAATTGCTCCGTTTTTTCATAGCATAGAGCGTGCTGGAACGGCGAAAGCCAGCCTGCTGTGGGGGCAGCTGCCCACGTCGCTTGCGTATGAGTATGGTGTCATGATGGCTTCCTCGGAAAGCGAAGGGGTGAAGGAATCCGTTGATACGTTGTATAAGACGATGAAGACGCTTGATCCTGCGATTTTTTATCGCAAAAGGAACCCTTTGGATGTTAAGTTTCAATATACGGAAGCCATCGATGACCCGGCAAAACAGATGCGTATTAAATATGCTTGCTGCCACTATTATAAAGTCGAAGGCGGCCGTTACTGTTATACCTGCCCGCGTATTAGCAATACGGAACGGGACCAGCGTCGCAGCGAGCACCGTGCGAAGCTGAAATAG
- a CDS encoding CAP domain-containing protein → MKKQPFKVGVAAVAAAALIGAGVAVPSTVGAAPAVKANSKITAYSIDQDLLKQIAEQYGIDLSKINFNGITISFPNGTTTDTGTSKPSTGTSKPSTGTTKPSTGSGSTGSTKPSTGSGTTGTTKPTTGTGSGSSNSGSGTTVDQSAYQSEVVKIVNQERASAGLPALTVDALLTKVAVAKAKDMADNKYFSHTSPTYGSPFDMMKSFGVSYSYAGENIAAGQRNPSEVMTAWMNSTGHRENILSKNFGKIGVGYYNGQWVQEFTN, encoded by the coding sequence ATGAAGAAGCAACCATTTAAAGTAGGTGTCGCTGCCGTAGCCGCAGCCGCATTAATCGGTGCAGGCGTAGCAGTACCATCGACGGTGGGAGCAGCACCAGCAGTGAAGGCGAACTCCAAGATTACTGCTTATAGCATTGACCAAGACTTGTTGAAGCAAATTGCGGAGCAATACGGAATAGATTTGAGCAAGATTAACTTTAACGGTATTACAATCAGCTTCCCTAACGGAACAACAACGGATACAGGAACAAGCAAGCCGAGCACAGGAACAAGCAAGCCAAGTACAGGAACGACGAAGCCAAGCACGGGCTCTGGTTCCACTGGCAGCACGAAACCAAGCACAGGCTCTGGTACCACGGGAACAACGAAGCCAACGACAGGAACAGGCTCTGGTTCTTCGAATTCGGGCAGCGGTACAACTGTCGATCAAAGCGCTTATCAAAGCGAAGTTGTCAAAATTGTAAACCAAGAGCGTGCAAGCGCTGGTCTTCCAGCTTTGACGGTCGATGCACTGCTTACAAAAGTTGCGGTAGCAAAAGCGAAGGATATGGCCGACAACAAATATTTCAGCCATACATCCCCAACTTACGGATCGCCGTTTGATATGATGAAGAGCTTCGGTGTTAGCTACTCTTACGCAGGTGAGAACATTGCTGCCGGACAACGCAACCCGTCCGAGGTTATGACAGCATGGATGAACAGCACAGGTCACCGTGAAAATATTTTGAGCAAAAACTTCGGCAAAATCGGTGTTGGCTATTACAACGGCCAATGGGTACAAGAATTTACGAACTAG
- a CDS encoding O-methyltransferase, with translation MELESMSLARQVDFVFRQLEEELMNAIAGTVCIHIRNNAVGKFGMRHNPLETRNGQFEKLNSGMTAKQVQDFRKMAIEGLKYRRNWTHGEIMYDFAVKNGAGSWSASVCYESNYNTSNWSYRYKQPRQSNLRELYPGAE, from the coding sequence ATGGAGTTGGAATCAATGTCGCTGGCAAGACAAGTTGATTTTGTGTTTCGGCAATTGGAAGAGGAATTAATGAATGCGATTGCAGGAACGGTATGTATACATATCCGCAACAATGCGGTTGGTAAATTTGGGATGAGGCATAATCCTTTAGAGACGAGGAATGGCCAGTTTGAAAAGCTGAACTCAGGCATGACCGCTAAGCAGGTGCAGGATTTTCGCAAGATGGCGATAGAAGGTCTTAAATATAGACGCAATTGGACGCATGGCGAGATTATGTACGATTTTGCCGTAAAAAATGGGGCGGGATCATGGTCGGCGAGCGTCTGTTATGAGTCAAATTACAATACGTCGAACTGGAGCTACCGCTACAAGCAGCCGCGCCAATCGAATTTGCGCGAGCTGTACCCTGGTGCTGAATAA
- a CDS encoding 3D domain-containing protein: protein MKKLSISAAALVLTCALAAAPANAAVQTHKAADGDTFWKLSQQYKVDLDKLLAANPKINPLNIMVGMKLNVPVAAAAVKANAKAAANSDSAAKVSAQAQPKAAVIKAESLSAKSIIASNGNSYTFSKQLNVKATAYTAAASENGKWGAVDYFGNPLKVGTVAVDSSVIPLGTKLYVTGYDYNGLPSGGMIAVANDMGGAIKGNRIDIFVPGSTATAKSFGIQDVKVYMVN, encoded by the coding sequence ATGAAAAAGCTTAGTATTTCGGCTGCTGCTCTCGTGCTTACGTGCGCGCTGGCAGCAGCCCCCGCTAACGCGGCGGTTCAAACACATAAAGCGGCAGATGGCGATACGTTCTGGAAGCTGTCCCAGCAGTATAAGGTTGATTTAGACAAACTGCTAGCAGCTAATCCAAAAATTAACCCGCTGAACATAATGGTAGGCATGAAATTGAATGTTCCGGTTGCGGCTGCAGCGGTGAAAGCAAATGCCAAAGCAGCGGCAAATTCAGATAGCGCGGCGAAAGTCAGCGCTCAGGCACAGCCTAAAGCAGCAGTAATTAAAGCGGAAAGCTTGTCGGCAAAAAGCATTATTGCAAGCAACGGCAATAGCTATACGTTCAGCAAGCAGCTGAATGTAAAAGCGACCGCTTACACAGCGGCAGCCTCGGAAAATGGAAAATGGGGCGCCGTCGATTATTTTGGCAACCCGCTTAAAGTAGGAACAGTGGCGGTAGATTCCTCGGTTATTCCGCTTGGAACGAAGCTTTATGTGACAGGCTACGATTATAATGGTTTGCCGAGTGGCGGCATGATTGCTGTAGCGAATGATATGGGTGGAGCGATTAAAGGTAATCGCATCGATATTTTTGTACCTGGAAGCACAGCTACTGCTAAAAGCTTTGGCATTCAAGACGTTAAAGTATATATGGTCAATTAG
- a CDS encoding sugar phosphate isomerase/epimerase has product MGQIGIGLQLYTLRDATAEDFEGTLRKVAAMGYEGVEFAGYGGIEAEKMRDLLQELGLKAIGSHIGLHLLESQLDEEIAYLKTIGAKYAICPYLLDDQRSAEAWAKHFVAFEEYGKRFREAGIDFAYHNHDFEFKVEIDGKEVFDALYERISPELLKVEMDIGWVQFSGKDPLAYIAKYAGRLPLLHLKDYRDNNGQLPIDTVELGRGDLPLLPIINSAVEAGAEWLIVEQDTCANPPLEAVAESMDWLKKNFLNA; this is encoded by the coding sequence GTGGGACAAATCGGAATTGGTTTACAATTGTATACGCTCCGTGACGCAACAGCGGAAGACTTCGAAGGTACGCTGCGCAAGGTTGCGGCAATGGGCTATGAAGGCGTGGAGTTTGCAGGTTATGGCGGTATTGAAGCGGAGAAAATGCGTGATTTGCTCCAAGAGCTTGGATTGAAAGCAATCGGAAGCCATATCGGCCTGCATTTGCTGGAGAGCCAGCTGGACGAAGAAATCGCTTACTTGAAAACAATTGGCGCAAAATATGCGATTTGTCCTTATTTGCTGGATGATCAGCGCAGCGCTGAAGCCTGGGCGAAGCATTTTGTAGCTTTTGAGGAATACGGTAAACGTTTCCGCGAGGCGGGTATTGATTTTGCTTATCATAACCATGATTTTGAATTTAAAGTGGAAATCGACGGCAAAGAAGTGTTTGATGCGCTTTATGAGCGAATCAGCCCTGAACTGTTGAAAGTAGAAATGGATATCGGCTGGGTACAATTTTCCGGCAAAGATCCGCTTGCTTACATTGCGAAATATGCAGGACGTCTGCCTTTGCTTCATTTGAAGGACTACCGCGACAACAATGGCCAACTGCCAATAGATACGGTAGAACTGGGCCGTGGCGATCTTCCGCTGCTTCCTATCATTAATAGTGCGGTTGAAGCGGGTGCAGAATGGCTGATCGTTGAGCAGGACACTTGCGCGAATCCGCCGCTTGAAGCAGTAGCGGAAAGCATGGACTGGCTGAAAAAGAATTTTCTGAACGCTTAA
- a CDS encoding polysaccharide deacetylase family protein, producing MLQRLNKLMILLLIIATFLTSTEALSASSKASAELAAIADSSSSLSQADKAKSGKKRRADSMSWVKLQQRYPGAYFLNGPRLKKEAALTFDDAPDPRFTPAILDILAKHHVQATFFLVGMRANKYPEIVKRIHREGHIIGNHSYNHEVMSKLSPNAFHRQVWHTDAIISRIIPYHPHFFRPPYGEMLPNQVAWAKNNGYIVVNWDVDSADWKNNPSSKVILSNMHKTLRPGSIILQHAGGGVTQSLSGTIEALPQLIASLQQKGYRIVTLPELLGQSAERRIR from the coding sequence ATGCTCCAGCGCCTGAACAAATTGATGATTTTGCTGCTCATTATCGCCACCTTCCTAACATCCACAGAAGCGCTGAGTGCAAGCTCCAAGGCAAGCGCCGAGCTGGCGGCCATAGCAGACAGCAGCAGCAGCCTAAGTCAGGCGGATAAAGCTAAATCAGGCAAAAAACGCCGCGCCGACAGCATGTCATGGGTTAAGCTGCAGCAGCGCTATCCCGGCGCCTATTTTCTTAACGGACCGCGCCTAAAAAAAGAAGCAGCGCTAACATTCGATGATGCTCCTGATCCACGCTTTACACCCGCGATCCTGGATATATTGGCGAAGCATCATGTTCAGGCAACTTTCTTTCTTGTTGGCATGCGAGCCAATAAGTATCCCGAAATCGTAAAAAGAATTCATCGCGAAGGCCACATCATCGGCAATCATTCTTACAATCATGAGGTGATGTCGAAGCTGTCACCGAATGCTTTTCACCGTCAAGTGTGGCATACCGATGCGATCATTAGTCGAATTATTCCGTATCATCCGCACTTTTTTCGGCCACCCTATGGCGAAATGCTGCCTAATCAAGTCGCTTGGGCCAAAAACAACGGCTATATCGTTGTGAATTGGGATGTTGATTCGGCAGATTGGAAAAACAACCCTTCGAGCAAGGTCATTTTAAGCAATATGCATAAAACGCTTCGCCCAGGCTCCATCATCCTGCAGCATGCCGGTGGCGGCGTTACGCAAAGCCTCTCTGGTACAATCGAGGCGCTGCCGCAGCTCATTGCTTCCCTTCAGCAGAAGGGCTATCGCATTGTCACATTGCCAGAGCTGCTCGGACAAAGTGCGGAAAGGCGCATCCGTTAG
- a CDS encoding DUF4097 family beta strand repeat-containing protein, translated as MRKAIAVALILLGIGLAGAIYSFSWDELLSFGTKPVSQEKTIEAAGVSSLTVESGSMDIEVVRGSSDQIVAHLEGRVSSKYLNKVKLETEQNGDKLVIKSSFNTGFTIGINFSSIKLIVELPERSWDDVTLKANSGSISAADMNSRTLVMLTSSGLLKGENLSADEMEYKTTSGEIELLGVTGESMKLDVSSGNIKVEDYKAKTVKFNATSGEASFINGTGELNGKASSGNIKVEAEKITHSMKLDVTSGNIVVEAEQPPKSAELKLKTSSGSQKVEWNEVQAEKEDDRSFAGTIGDGSDISIDLKTSSGNITLK; from the coding sequence ATGAGAAAGGCAATAGCTGTCGCACTTATTTTACTGGGGATCGGATTAGCTGGTGCCATTTATTCTTTTAGCTGGGATGAGCTGCTGTCGTTCGGAACGAAGCCTGTAAGCCAGGAGAAAACAATTGAAGCTGCTGGCGTAAGCAGCTTGACGGTAGAATCAGGCTCGATGGATATCGAAGTGGTACGAGGCAGCTCAGATCAAATTGTTGCACACTTGGAAGGCCGGGTAAGCTCGAAATATTTAAACAAGGTAAAGCTCGAAACTGAGCAGAACGGAGATAAATTAGTCATTAAGAGCTCGTTTAATACGGGTTTTACTATAGGTATCAACTTTTCTTCCATTAAGCTCATTGTCGAGCTGCCTGAACGCAGTTGGGATGACGTGACGCTGAAGGCGAACAGCGGCAGCATCAGCGCAGCCGATATGAACAGTCGCACTTTGGTGATGCTAACCTCTTCAGGACTGTTGAAGGGTGAGAACTTGTCTGCAGATGAGATGGAATATAAAACGACTAGTGGAGAAATTGAGCTGCTTGGCGTGACTGGGGAAAGCATGAAGCTGGATGTCAGTTCTGGCAACATTAAAGTCGAGGACTATAAGGCAAAAACGGTCAAGTTCAACGCGACAAGCGGCGAAGCAAGCTTTATTAATGGTACGGGAGAGCTGAACGGCAAAGCGAGCAGTGGAAACATAAAAGTTGAAGCGGAAAAAATTACTCACAGCATGAAGCTCGATGTTACCTCGGGCAACATCGTCGTTGAAGCGGAGCAGCCGCCAAAGTCTGCTGAGCTTAAGCTGAAAACATCATCGGGTAGCCAGAAGGTGGAATGGAACGAGGTTCAAGCGGAAAAAGAGGATGATCGTTCCTTTGCTGGCACAATTGGGGATGGTTCGGACATCTCAATTGATTTGAAAACCAGCTCGGGCAATATTACGCTTAAATAG
- a CDS encoding DUF1700 domain-containing protein — translation MMTKQNYMGELERLLAKVPEQQRREWLFDYYSHFQQAEEHGQSEHEAALELGDPRQIASELLLGYKVERAEADKSFGNTSKAVLATVSLGFFNIVFVLGPYVAAVGVLIALWATSFAFGLAGVTTVLESMWSGMFTLTQAASIGLVLIGLSILLGVGVNALTKGFFAATVKYLKFNTKIIRGKKQ, via the coding sequence ATGATGACGAAACAAAATTATATGGGTGAGCTGGAGAGATTGCTCGCCAAAGTGCCTGAGCAGCAGCGGCGAGAGTGGCTGTTCGATTATTATAGTCATTTTCAGCAGGCAGAGGAGCATGGGCAGAGCGAGCATGAGGCGGCCTTGGAATTGGGTGATCCAAGACAGATTGCGAGCGAGCTGCTGCTTGGTTATAAAGTAGAGCGGGCTGAAGCGGACAAAAGCTTCGGCAACACGTCTAAGGCGGTGCTTGCAACGGTGAGCTTGGGATTTTTCAATATCGTATTTGTATTAGGGCCTTATGTGGCTGCAGTTGGCGTGCTTATTGCCCTATGGGCGACTAGCTTTGCGTTTGGATTGGCAGGCGTCACAACGGTGCTGGAGAGCATGTGGAGCGGCATGTTTACACTAACCCAAGCAGCCTCTATTGGGCTCGTCCTCATTGGCTTGAGCATTTTGCTGGGCGTAGGCGTTAATGCTCTGACAAAAGGATTTTTCGCTGCAACGGTTAAATATTTGAAGTTTAATACGAAAATTATCAGGGGGAAAAAGCAATGA